A window from Kluyveromyces lactis strain NRRL Y-1140 chromosome E complete sequence encodes these proteins:
- the MMS4 gene encoding Mms4p (weakly similar to uniprot|P38257 Saccharomyces cerevisiae YBR098W MMS4 Protein involved in recombination and DNA repair; subunit of a structure-specific Mms4-Mus81 endonuclease that cleaves branched DNA): MDEVNIIDINDTTEQSLVGNEGTANGVVVLISSEGEREGPPASDPIHYSLARSLSDSVGQRNVEDDDVVLLENSVSVSFSLEVEGRFQNDTAIESDNEPASQPQTQTFKRSQSRLLDEIENSGLSISALSDDEEASPLVSNQRSVIHKNIESEVKSGKYIIPLPQSSPLEKMSQVFNYQLASSPTPNKSPSSRSTLPVKSPLQLSTTVANKRSYREVQPPKFDPYLTRKLKKPQNKATADVSSVALDLTKYMEDCHDLYGTLVSDTHIRQQRSLDTKTNSYHSESNYEHDSIVIESDEDDDITNTRQEKPLFVQHSSQSTPVSSNKLALRQPRHVEDEKIDKVKPMVNARPFTDQEYSEMVKKCLGTSEMRKLYNECNKVSRTEETIYNEMILTVNNKVMELIHSKHISFEEELKPLTIIQNYEEFPIIRFKRKCRSIYDQTHGVFYPCDEVIANESICVLVYEALPFFHRYRTDKRGLWDEIRQFSKNGMKVIVVMYGLNALRKKLCNMENRQHEDRVLEQLSGSASSQSQSKTRRRSTQETKMRELNIKSKNLDRIINEVTIYANVDVFPIENLNEFSHWMKNLVWVVGKMRYDVSVKYKEWSHLNVKSGKSPTDVLYSFLQQVAHVNEPKAKRVVTHYKSFQSMMNDMKAGYVAQSHDNKPLMPKSLERALHTLYTSDDPNELIFTD; encoded by the coding sequence ATGGATGAAGTGaatatcattgatatcaatgataCTACAGAGCAGTCTTTAGTGGGTAATGAAGGAACTGCGAACGGTGTTGTGGTACTAATTTCATCAGAAGGGGAAAGAGAAGGACCGCCAGCTTCGGATCCAATCCATTACTCTTTGGCTAGGTCACTCAGCGATTCGGTGGGACAACGTAATGTAGAGGATGATGACGTGGTGCTGCTTGAGAATAGTGTGAGTGTCAGCTTTTCCTTAGAAGTGGAGGGCAGATTCCAAAATGATACCGCGATAGAATCGGACAATGAGCCGGCTTCTCAGCCTCAGACTCAAACTTTTAAAAGATCCCAATCTCGTCTTTTAGATGAAATTGAGAATAGTGGCTTATCAATATCAGCATTAAGTGATGACGAGGAAGCTTCTCCACTTGTTTCAAATCAGCGGTCAGTAATACACAAGAATATTGAAAGCGAAGTGAAATCTGGCAAGTATATCATACCGTTACCTCAGTCTTCTCCATTGGAGAAGATGTCCCAGGTATTCAACTACCAACTAGCGTCATCTCCAACACCTAATAAGTCACCTTCGTCTAGATCAACCTTACCAGTCAAGTCACCCTTACAGTTATCAACGACAGTTGCCAATAAAAGATCATATCGCGAAGTACAACCTCCGAAGTTTGATCCATACCTTACGAGAAAGCTCAAAAAACCACAGAACAAAGCCACGGCGGATGTTTCAAGTGTTGCGTTGGATCTTACTAAGTATATGGAGGATTGCCATGATTTGTATGGAACTCTAGTCTCTGATACACACATTAGACAACAAAGATCATTGGATACCAAAACTAACAGCTATCATAGCGAATCTAATTATGAACACGATTCTATTGTAATTGAAtcagatgaagacgatgataTAACTAATACACGACAAGAAAAGCCTTTATTTGTACAACACTCTTCTCAATCTACACCTGTCAGTTCAAATAAGTTGGCCCTGCGACAACCTAGACAcgttgaagatgagaaaaTTGATAAGGTCAAACCAATGGTAAACGCAAGACCTTTTACAGATCAAGAGTACTCCGAGATGGTCAAGAAGTGCTTAGGTACATCAGAAATGAGAAAGCTCTACAATGAATGCAACAAAGTTTCTAGAACGGAGGAGACTATTTACAATGAAATGATATTAACCGTTAATAATAAAGTTATGGAACTCATACATTCTAAACATATATcgtttgaagaagaactcAAACCTTTGACAATTATACAAAATTATGAGGAGTTTCCTATCATCAGATTCAAGCGTAAGTGTAGATCTATTTATGATCAGACTCACGGCGTATTCTATCCCTGCGATGAGGTGATTGCAAATGAGTCGATATGTGTGTTGGTGTATGAGGCATTACCATTCTTTCACAGATACAGGACTGATAAGAGAGGTCTATGGGATGAAATTCGACAGTTCTCAAAAAATGGTATGAAGGTCATCGTAGTAATGTATGGACTAAATGCTTTAAGAAAGAAGTTATGCAATATGGAGAATAGACAACATGAGGATCGGGTATTAGAACAACTGTCAGGAAGCGCATCAAGTCAAAGCCAATCAAAGACGAGACGAAGATCTAcacaagaaacaaagatGAGAGAACTAAACATAAAGTCCAAAAATTTAGACAGAATCATAAACGAGGTTACAATATATGCAAACGTTGATGTGTTCCCTATAGAAAACTTGAATGAATTTTCTCATTGGATGAAAAATCTTGTGTGGGTAGTGGGTAAGATGCGTTACGACGTTTCAGTAAAGTATAAAGAGTGGTCTCATTTAAATGTGAAGAGTGGAAAATCTCCAACTGACGTGTTGTACAGTTTCCTTCAACAAGTTGCCCATGTGAACGAACCAAAGGCAAAGAGAGTTGTTACGCATTACAAGTCTTTCCAGTCTATGATGAATGATATGAAGGCGGGATATGTCGCCCAAAGTCATGACAATAAGCCTCTAATGCCTAAATCTCTTGAGAGGGCTTTGCATACTCTATACACATCTGATGACCCAAATGAGTTGATATTCACGGATTGA
- the FES1 gene encoding Hsp70 nucleotide exchange factor FES1 (similar to uniprot|P38260 Saccharomyces cerevisiae YBR101C FES1 Hsp70 (Ssa1p) nucleotide exchange factor cytosolic homolog of Sls1p which is the nucleotide exchange factor for BiP (Kar2p) in the endoplasmic reticulum), giving the protein MEKLLHWSIANAQGDDEAKARAGQPDPKLLEQLFGGGPDEPTLMKHAMAVISNPEATLENKLVAFDNFEMLIENLDNANNIENMKLWEPLITVLDDPEPELRAFALSVTGTAVQNNDQSQNNFAKYDGALAKVIKLASGRAEDAQVRTKAFYTLSNLIRHNKLIYDQFNQLNGLQIIAPVLKDANASEKLKLRAMALLSTVLTVADMNADFFALLRAYNIIETTLEFLHPECNLYLIDRVLNFFSQLINVGFEFSATELEKLKVGVKNIEPVEAQLNEDDYKTVQYVSK; this is encoded by the coding sequence ATGGAAAAGCTTTTACATTGGTCAATTGCTAACGCACAAGGAGACGACGAAGCTAAGGCTAGGGCTGGTCAGCCAGACCCTAAACTATTGGAACAGCTATTTGGTGGTGGTCCAGACGAGCCTACTTTGATGAAACATGCAATGGCCGTGATATCCAATCCAGAAGCTACTTTAGAGAACAAATTAGTTGCATTTGACAACTTCGAAATGTTGATTGAGAATTTGGACAACGCGAACAACATTGAGAACATGAAATTGTGGGAACCATTGATTACTGTTTTGGATGACCCTGAACCTGAATTGCGGGCCTTTGCATTGTCTGTCACTGGTACTGCTGTTCAGAATAATGATCAGTCGCAAAATAACTTTGCCAAGTACGATGGAGCACTAGCAAAAGTGATAAAACTAGCATCAGGCCGTGCAGAAGACGCGCAAGTGAGAACTAAGGCCTTCTATACCTTATCTAACTTGATCAGACACAATAAGTTGATATATGATCAGTTCAACCAGTTGAATGGTCTTCAGATCATTGCGCCAGTCTTGAAGGATGCTAATGCAAGCGAAAAATTAAAGTTAAGAGCGATGGCACTTTTATCGACTGTCTTGACTGTTGCTGATATGAACGCAGATTTCTTTGCTCTACTGCGAGCTTACAATATCATTGAGACGACTCTAGAGTTCTTGCATCCTGAGTGTAACTTATATTTGATCGACAGAGTActcaacttcttctcaCAACTTATCAATGTCGGTTTTGAGTTCTCTGCTACAGAACTTGAGAAGCTTAAGGTTGGGGTGAAGAACATTGAACCCGTAGAAGCTCAAttgaatgaagatgattACAAAACTGTTCAGTATGTATCTAAGTGA